CCGGTTAATGTGCGACCATATCGTTATCCACACTTTCAGAAAAATGAGATTGAAAAGATAGTGGTTGGCCTGCTGAAAAATGGTGTAATACGGGCTAGCACCAGCCCCTACTATTCACCAGGGCTCTTAGTTAAAAAAATGATAGTTCATGGCGGCTTTGTGTGGACTACCGAGCTCTTAACCAAATTACGATTAAGAACAAATTCTCTATCCTGGTGATCGATGAATTACTGGACGAGTTACATGGGGCTCAATTTCTTCTCAAAATTGGACCTCTGCTCCGGCTATCATCAAATTTGGATGCATCCCAAGGACGTGGACAAAACTGCTTTTAGAACACACCATGGCCACTTTGAATTTCTTGTGATGCATTTTGGGCTTACTAACGCCCATTCTACGTTTCAGTCATTGATGAACAACACTTTGAGCAAAGAAATCTGTAAGTTTGTCCTTATTTTCTTTGATGACATCTTAATTTATAGCCGTACATGTGATAAGCACCTCCAACACGTAGTCATAGTTTTCAATATTTTATGGGCTAATTGATTGTATGTGAGGAAGTATAAATGCAGCTTTGGGCAGACATGAGTCAATTACTTAGAGCATATTATTGACAGGGAGGGTGTCTTTATGGACCTTGAAAAAATAGAGGCAATGATGAAATGGCCTCCACCTGCCACACTTAAGGCCTTGCAGGGATACATTGGTCTTACCCGTTACTATCGGAAATTCCTCCACAATTATATATGGCGCTATCGCTCGTCCATTAACTAAACTCCTAAAGAAGGACGCGTTCGGATGGAAAGAGGATGCGAAACAAGCTTTCCTAAGCTTGAAGCTCGCCATGACTCAAGCTCTAGTCTTGGCTTTACTTGACTTTTCTGAGACTTTTGTGATTGAGTGTGAACTTTCGGTATAGGAATTGGTGCAATACTCATGCAAAATCAAAGACCCATTGCCTTCTTTAGTCAAGCACTCTGGGGTAGAAATTTACAATTATCCACATACGAGAAAGAGATGCTTACTCTTGTATCGTCAATCCAAAAGTGGCGGCCTTACTTGTTGGGACAGAGATTTGTTGTTCACATAGACCACCACAGCTTCAAGTACTTATGGGATCAAACCATTGTCACAAATGCACAGcaaatatggctcatcaaaCTGGTAGGCTATGATTTTTCCATCAAATATAAGAAGGGAGCCGAGAATTCTGTGGTGGATGCTTTATCATGCCAAAAGGAAGGAGCCTTACTTGCTATTACACAACTAGTACCACGGTGGATAGAACCTCTCCAAGCCGAAGTCAATCATGATGAAGAGCTTCAGGGGCtggtaaaaaaaattcaagaagatGAGGTCGTAggtgtaaaagtccatgggccttactcactctcaaaagacgccttagAAAAGGGAAtacttaacacgccccctcacgtgtggcactattgtccaaTCACGTGTGTTGCATCAAAGCGGCAGCGGGAGGGAAGGCCCAATCCTCTCTctaagacgccttgagagaggaggggtgtctatggcttataaagtctacaagacaaggatctcttagcaatgtgggacactttaacaggcctcctcacgtgtggcatctttggccaaacacgtgttcaacaacgggagggaaaggcccatcattgtcaaaggaacctgctctgataccatgtaagagTTTGAAAACTTAAGGGAATATTGCAGCTTTATTGCTTGAGTATTAACAGAGATACAATCAGTATTTATAGAGGTAATTGTCTATGTATACAGCTAATAAGGAGAGTAAATGTGATTGTGTGATGACAGTGTGATAGCATGATTACAGGGGCATGATTACAGGGATTGCAGACCAAGTTATGTAACGGGCAGATTTGGGATCGCAGTAGCACTGCTTTCCTTATGCTGCTGCaattctttcctttcttccaTGATGCTGATTGCCTTGTTAATGCCATGGTCAACTGGTGCATAATTGGTGGGATTTATGGTTGACAACCGTGCAGGTGCATGTGTGGAACTTTCCATGTGTGTCTCTGAGGTATGTACATTACTGATCTCCTACATCGCACCCGCATGCTTGGTGCCAAACCAGCAGCTTCCCCTTGCTCCTCAGGTTCCAAATTATCTCAATTTGATGGCACACCTCTTCCGGATCCTACTGAATATAGACAGGTTGTTGGAGCATTGCTGTACTGTACTCTCTCACGTCCTGAAATTGCATTTTCTGTAAATCAATTGTGCCAGCATATGCACAACCCTTCAACCACTCATTGGTCTGCTGCCAAAAGGGTCCTCAGATACTTAAAAGACACCATTGATCACGGCCTTCTCTTCACCAAAGGTTCTCTTCATCTACAAGCCTATTGTGACTCGGATTGGGCAGGCAGTCCTGATGATCGCCGATCGACTTCTGGCTTTGGGGTCTTCCTTGGACCTTGCCTTGTCTCCTGGAGTGCAAAGAAACAAGCTGTTGTGTCCCGCTCTAGCACCGAAGCTGAATACCGTGCACTAGCCCTCACTACTGCTGAGCTTTTCTGGTTAAGGATGTTGTTCCAAGAGCTTGGTATTCGTTTATCTCAAGCTCCTACCCTGTGGTGTGATAATGTCTCTGCCATAGCACTTGCCTCGAATCCGATTTACCACGCTCGCACCAAACACATAGAGGTAGACTACCATTTTATCCGTGAAAAGGTGGTCACTGGAGACATTCTTGTCAAATTCATCTCCACTCTTGATCAAACAGCTGACATTTTCACTAAAGGCTTGTCTTCAGCTCGATTTGCAAAACTTAAATCCAAGCTAATGGTCACTGCCCTCCCCATTCGCTTGCGGGGGGATGTTAATGTACATTAACAGTAGGGCCGTGGCTTTACCAATCAGGGTTGCTGTTCTTTAACGACATAATTTTTGTCAAAGCAACATCTCCAATAGCTCACGCCATCCTTGAATAATTTCATAACAATGCTCATGAAGGGTACCAAAAGGGCCTACAACGAATCAAAGTTGTCTTCTATTGGCAAGGGATGAAGCAACAACTCAAAGCCTTCATCAAAGAATGTGATATTTGCCAAAGGCATAAATTGGCAACCACAAAGCCCGCAAGACTTCTACAACCATTACTGGTCCCATCCCAGATTTGGTatgatatttctatggattttatCGATGGACTACCGTCTGCTTATGGTTAAATCACTATTTTGTGGTTGTGAATCGCTTTTCTAAATATGGATACAGCTATCAAACATCCATATACGGCTCCATAAGTTGCACAAGTATTCTTTGAAGAGATTGTTGTGTGAATTTGAATGTACTCGCAaatgcacgaatcgtttgcaatatagcgttttgcaagtgcgaggtcgatcccacagagaattatgttgcgaaaattaatttctattcaaactaatcatattttaacttagttccaaatttatggattttttttagcagaagagaacataaacaaaattaatgaaaataaagggatctaaggttttggaattcacacccaccaaatcatatcgacatattctcatgctcatccACACCATTTGAAATTCTcaacatacaaatcttaggtatgctctactttgcttcaaaaattgtttaaatcattcaatgaatcaattcttgcacaaatcacaaaagatatctagttttgactaaatcatcaaatgtatccgtagaatgaaacacaccaaatatccaacattttgatatataaaaacccaagccatcaatttaatgaaactatctcaaatcatcacatgtatccgaaaatcacaagagatatccgagaataatctcaaaaatcgaagtagaacaatgagaaatcaaaacctataaattcaaatagcataaacaagcatgaaaacttagtttctcttcaatggtgaggtttcatcctcaaccctagatgaaattttagctacacatgataaaaaaataaaatctaaaacattaaattaaaagcataaaaattaaacacttacaaaagaagaaaatggaagaacaaaatCCTCTCAAAAGAAAGACTTGGTGCGTGAGGGCTGTGCCCCACTCCACACGCTCCTCTTTACAAGAAAACTACCCCTTTTATTTTGGTGTTgctagaaaaaaaatgaagcttcTGCCCTGCAGGTTGTCTCTTTTTCTGCTATCCTTTCACGTGATTCTCCACACTTTATTTCATCCAGCACACACATCTTTCAAAGCTTGTATATGTTCGGTCTAACAGGAAaccaaaaagaggaaaaatttgcTGGTCCGTGTGTGTGTCTGCTGGGTGTAAAGAATACAATCTCCTTTCCACGTGATTTATGCTGCAGGTCTTCAAGGATAAAGAAGAAGTGCTgtccttttgcatttttttgtgCTGATAGTGTGTCTCTTTAAAGACAAGTCAAAAGTTGGTCCTCCAAAGAAAGGCCTCCACCTACTGAACGTGCTTGTCCTCTAAAGGAAGGCCtccaatttttgtcttttctacaattaatatatatatatatttctctctaCATTTAAAAGTGGGCCAAACTGAAACGGTTTTTtcacttctttgcaattttacttaaaataccGTCATTTTATCTCAATGTCctgcaaaacaccaaaactaacaaaaaaaaaaaaaatcagaaaataacaaagctaaaggtttaactaatgtaaattaaggggtccaaatatacactttttggcactcatcagagATCTTTAGGCTACATGGTCTACCAACCTCCATTGTGTGTGATTGAGATCCCCTTTTCACTAGTCACTTTTGGCGAGAATTATTCCAACTCAATGGTATCAAGTTCAAATTTAGTTCCGCTTACCACCCACAAAAAGATGGGCAAACAGAAGTGGTCAACTGTACTATTGAGATGTACCTAAGGTGTTTCACTAGCTCTTATCCAAGACAGTGGATTAAGTGGTTATCATGGGTTGAGTATTGTTATAATACTAGTTTTCACTCTGCTACCAAACATGCACCATTTGAGGTAGTGTATGGAAGGCCTCCACCATCCCTATTATCCTATGTTCTGGGCACAGTTAAAAATGCGACGGTAGAAGATACCTTGCTAGCTAGGGATGCTATGTTGAAGGAAGTACGTTCGCCAGATCCTGAGGATTGATCACCAAAAGTGAGGATCAAGCGCCAACTCCAGACCAGTAGCACTGAAGCTGCTGCTTCAAGACAGAAACTAgtactctctaaattttttctttcatttttatttttcctgagTTACAGTCTGTGTATGTTGTTActtgtttgttagtttatgttTGGTCTCCGTTCATTATTATTGCCTATTTTTCCGTGCAACCTAGACATAGAACGTACTCTTAGACAACTTAAAACCGAAAGGAACTCAAGTCTAAGAGCACGTTCTGTAGAACACATGGCTGAAGAGCCAAAGCCTGTGCTATTGAGGGACCATTATGTTCCCTCCACATACACACCATCTTCATGCCCAGCTGCCACACATCACGGCaactcaatatgaaattaaatcCAGCATTATTCAAATGCTCCCATTTTTTTATGGACTTAATAACGAGGACCCTTATAAGCATCtagatgaatttattaaaatctgcTCCACTATAAGGTTGTAGAATTTTTCAGAAGACGCTTTAAGGATACaccttttccctttttcccttAAAGATAAAGCTAAGCATTGGTTAAATTCCTTAGAAACCAACTCTATTACTTCTTGGGCTTAGATGCATTAAGAGTTCCTCAAGAAATATTTTACCATAGGAAAAACCAATCAAATACGAAAAGCCATAACTTGATTTTCGCAAATTGAGGGAGAAACTTTTCATGAAACTTGGGAAAGGATGAATgaccttttacgaaagtgtcTACATCATGCTGTTCCTAAGTGGCAACTTATACAATGTTTTTATGAAGGCTTAACTGAGCCTCATAGACAAATAGTAGATGTCTGTTGTGGAGGTACGTTTATGttaaaaaatgaagatgaagcatggattctttttgaaaatcttgctgaaaattctttacaccattcatcatccggTCATAGGGCACCTACTTCTAAAAACCAGAAAAATGAAACTCTTTTTGAAGTGAGCCATCCTATAGATGTGATTGATAAGGTGAACGCTTTATCTAGGAAGTTAGATCAAATAATGGTAGCCGGTTTTGTACCTACGACTGCCCCTTATGTTCCAACTCCACATGAAGCATGTTCATTTTGCTCCAATCCATCGCATAAGGTAAAAGATTTTCCTATCATTGGACAATTTTCTGAAGTTCCTCCCGAGCAAGTGAATGCAACTTTTTCCAGACTGGGTAATGATCCCTATTCCAATTCATATAACCCGAGATGGAGAAATCATCCAAATTTCTCATGGCGAGCTCAAGCTCCAAGAAATCCAAGACCTTCCTTAGGATTGCATAATCAGGCACACCCTTTGCCTCCTAATCAATCCTCCAATTATTGACCCCTCAACATCAATATCATTCAGCCCCTCCTCCTCATAGGAATTCTGCTTTTGAGGAGAAAGTATTGACTGTACTTGGCAACCTTGAGGCAAATACTCAAATGCTGAATTCTCATTTACAATCGATTGCCAAGTTAGAAGGTCAAGTTGAACAGCTGGCAAATTCacttaataagagaaaagaaggaaaacttCCCTCCCAACTAGTAGCCAACCCTAAGGGACAATACATGGTAGATGAGAATGTTTCAGATAGCACAACCCATGAGCAAGTCCAAGTGGTCACAACATTAAGGAGTAGAAGGATAGTTGATAACAAGGTTGGAAAGGAAGCCATTGAGGAGGATGAAACCCTGCAAAATCCAAATATACCCCTAAAAAATCCAAATGGAAAGTCAAAAACTACTCTTGAGACATCTTATGAGCCCAGAGCTCCATTCCCTGAACTTCTCAAAGAGTTTACTTGTGCTAGAAAACAAGGAGAAAAGTTTCAAGAGATGATGAGAATTTTTAAACAGGTACAAATCAATATCCCCATCATCGATGCTATTCGGCAGATCCCTTCTTACGCTAagtttttaaaagatttatgTACCCAAAAGCGGAAGATGAGGAAGTGTAGTCTAGAGAAAATTCTTCTAACCGAGCAAGATCACTTATCCAACACAATGTTGCTCCCAAAATTAAGGACCCTGGTGCTCCAACCATTTCTTGTATCATTGGAGACCATGCTATTGAGAAGGCTTTCCTTGACTTAGGTCCAGGTGTTAATTTGCTTCCTTACTTGGTGTATATCCAGTTAAGATTTGGAGAATTGAAACCCACTACAGTTGTCTTACAACTTGCTGATAGATCCGTTAAGAAACCTTGTGGTATCATTGAAGATGTGATCATAAGAGTGGAGAAGTTCTTCTTCCCTGTAGACTTCATTGTTCTTGATACAGAACCTGTCCCAGATCCCACTAAGCTTATCCCTGTCATCTTGGGACGTCATTTCTTAGCTACGACTAATGCATGTATAAATTGTAGGATCGAGGAGATGGAGGTAACTTTTGGGAACATGAAAGTAAAGttgaacattttcaatgcaTTTCAACATTCGTCGGATACAAGTGAGTGTTTCTTcttagatatgattgaagaAACTGTTGAAGacactgtaacgccccgctttttacaaaaagcgtaagtaattaaATCTAATTAATTACCTGACATAGGAATTGACAACATAACATGTTGAGCTAACTGAATTACTTCTAGGCATTCATTAAAAATTATCTAGTTTCTTTATGCTAAATACATCAAAAAATGTGtcacaaatgacaaaaaaacaTACATGGAAAGCCTATTAAATACAAGCATTTCTCTAAACATATTACATAGAAAAAGGGCACGTAAATACAAATgattacaaataaatacaacAGTTACAAAAACGTTAGCTTTAACATCTTCTAAGCTTGCAGATAATCCAATCCATCATCTTCTGAACTTGCATCAACAAAGATGTGATTGCAGATActtccacaatcccatactATGATATAGTGAGTCAGCTGATTCAATAATATGatatttactaatttatttaaaaaagacacAATGTAATGATACAATGACAGTTTTATGcaagtcttatttattttttgctttcacTCATCTTTTAAAGCTTTAGCTTGGTAAACATATTGCCTTAGAGCCTTGTGCTCCCTCAACTATAAAGCTTATTGGTTTCTGGTGGTGGCCTTGTGCACACCTAGTTCTGGAGGTTATTAAATCTTTCACAGGACCTATGTTCCCActagtagcttttgttcttgcTAGCAGGCCTGATGCTTACTAGCTTTGTTAACAATCAGTTTtgtaacaataataaaatatgcaaataattaaataaacccATAAACATAACATTATGGACATCATCATCACTTtcagtaagtattttatactTACAACCCTTTTGTGCAGTCTCAGCTCATTATCTGCAATAAATACATTTATGTACATAGGGTGGTAACATCATCACTcatgaatattaattatattcacATAGGTACAATTATCGTTTTCCTTTGGAAAATCATTTATATTCATTATCATGAGTTTTAAGAAACTCAATTATAATGCCatgattttaatttaaaagaatccGACCATTAATCCATTAGCAtacttttaatttaaagaatactCATCATATgcttaaattaattttcaacAATAACACCTAAACCCATTTTCTGTAAAAATACCAAAACCCATTCAAGTAGAACAATACCTAGAAAAATTATCACAGCAGAATACTCGTTATCAGTGCAACATAAATACACCCAATACAAGTACCCAACGCTAGATTATTACAAGCAACCAAGAGCACCTAATTTCATCATAATAGAAcaatatttaatagaaaattatgTGGTTAGGAATCAATCCAGCATCACCACTTTTATCAACCTAATCGGCCCAAATTCAACCAACAGTAAAATACCCCATAAAACCATCACACAACCATTCCAAGTATCTtaaataattcaacaataaCCCACTGCCAACTTCTATCCAATTGGCCAAACCCACATACCACAAATAACCGAAACATAATTTAATACTCACAATCGATCGAACCATCAACAACCAAAATCCTTACACTAAATACCCCATGTTTAACACCATTGAGTCAGAGATACATAATCAAAATCTCATACGGTTTAGAATAGGAAATGTAGTCCCAAAactatattttaaatttggttATCACAACCTAAGTGCACCCAAGATCAATTAACACTCAAAACCATCAATAATCAAACCCAGTCCAAAACTCATACCCCACAGAGGATGCAGGAAATCACACTGGTTTGTTCAAAAATCCATAAACCCGCAATCATGGCTCGGCCGTAACACCCACACACACCCAACTGTCCGATCAAGAACCCAAAACAAGGAACACATCCAagaacaaccaaccaaaaatcATCCATGGTTACCTCAATTGAAACAGAGAATTATCACTTCAAAATACCCGAGGATTATCAATAATCACTCAAAATAAGATCACAAGAAGTCACAAAAAATTACCTTGAAGTTTCTGTTTAGAGAAAAGCCACAAGAAATTGCTTCCTCTGACGTCCCACCGGAAAGCTGGTCTTCATTCTTTCTCTCGATTCCTAGGTCACTCGGGGTCTCGGGTCCAGAAGCCCACCGGAAGTTGCAAGCGTCATTCACCGGCTACCATGGAAGATTAAGTCTCTGATCTTCCCCTCCCTCGACCTCTCACTGTTTCTCTCTCGGTTTCGGTCTCTCTGGTTCACCATCCTAATCGATCTCTATCTCTGACTCTCgttcgatctctctctctctctctctctctctctctctctttttctctctctctctctctctctgtgttttccttttctctgtGTGATCGAGAAAGGGAAGGAAAGGAtcaggaaagaagaagaaggaaaggggaagagaagaggaaagaaagaagaatgaaggagaaagaagaatcGGGAAAAAGGCCTAAACGAAGAGGAAGGTGCGAGTTTCAACGGAGGGGTGTGGTTCGTTTTATAGAACAGAGGAGATCATATATTTTTGTAAACCAAGGGTTAAGTCCTATCTTAGTTAAGTTAATCTTAGTTAATTTGTAGATATTTCATCTGCATATGTTTTCCATATCAGGTCTTTCTTATCTTTAATTTACTAAAGTTATAACTTAAATCCGTTTGaggtctagttcgtttcattattaatattatttccttAAATACTATTATTATAccaattatttaataatataataacaCAATAATCCTCATAATATATACCAGATGTATTATATCAAATAATATGCCAAATAATATTATActcaatataaatattacaacatcaattaatattattatgataccaattgaattaataatattatacaattaattTATTGATTATTAAAGCCTATCTATTTAAATCATttagtaatattattagagcCTCATAATAATCTTCTAGCTGTTAGATGTGTATACTGTTCCTTACGGTATTTAGCCGCTCGAGCATCGTATCTTGTGAATCAAGCGTCATTATGATCGAGCGCTAGAATCGATGGATTGATCGCCACTATGATCTATCGTCAAAACTGGGGATCGAGCGCCAGTTTTAAATGaactattttattcagtcttaaattttaatttaagacAATCTAATTTAGGGTTTAAAATTTGGGGTGCTACAGACACACTCCCCCACCTTTTAATAACAGATCCATTAGAGGCGTGCCTGTCTCATTTTAATATTGAAGACCTCAACACGGAGCACTATGTTAACGAGGTTAATTCCTCTTAACACTGTGGCTGCAATAGACTTTCCTCCTTGGAGAGTACCAAATGAGCCTTTACCTATTACATCAGGAATTCCTCTCGTTCCTTCCTCATTTTCCCACCAAAACTTGAGCTAAAACAGCTTCTTGCAACGCTCAAGTATGCCTTCTTAGGTTCGAATGACACTGTCTCAGTTATCATTGCGTCTAATTCACAAGATGACCAAGAGAGAGTTTATTGGATGTTCTCAAGGAACACAAAGAGGCCATTGTTTGGAGTGTAGGAGATCTTAAAGGGATTGACCCCACCATTTGCATGCATCACATTCATTTGGAAGATAATGCTAAGCCCTCCTGTGAGGCATAATGTCGATTGAATCCCAATATGAAGGACGTAGTTATGAAAGAGGTGGTAAAATTGCTAGATGCGGGTATCATTTACCCCATCTCAGATAGTACATGGGTTAGTCCCATACAAGTGGTACCCAAGAAATCTGGTATAACCGTGGTTGAGAATTCAGCTAGTGATTTAATTCAACAACGCACAACCACTAAATGGCGTGTGTGGATCAATTATAGAAAACTCAACTCCACAACTAAGAAGGATCATTTTCCATTGCCTTTTATTGATTAAATCCTAGAATGTCTTGTTGGCTAGAGTTATTATTGCTTCCTGGATGGTTATTCAGGATATAATCAAGTGGCCGTTGATCCCCAAGATCAAGAAAAGACGACTTTCACCTATCCATTTGGTACCTTTGCCTATGGACGCATGCGCATTTGGGTTATATAATGCACCTGCGACTTTCCAAAGGTGTATGATATCTATTTTTTGGGACATGGTGGAAAAATTTCTTGAAGTGTTCATGGACGATTTTTCTATCTTTGGACCcacttttaataaatgtctCCATAACCTTTCACGTGTTCTTCAATGATGCAAGGAGACAAATTTAATCTTAAGTTGGGAAAATAGCCATTTCATGGTTCAAGGCGGAATTGTATTGGGACACGTAGTGTCCAAAAGAGGAATTGAATTTGACAAAGCGAAAGTGGAACTAATTTCATGGGATGGGGTTTGCAGAACCTACCCATTCTTAAATATTTATCAATCTGTGGCAAAAATGAAGATTTGGAGTATTTCCCAGAGGCACAGTTGCTGTCCACCAGTTTGACCTCTAATTTATACTTACACGAGGGGCTAGGATCACTTTGAGTGGAACTGATCCAATGGCTGGGAAAGGATCATGGGCAGCAAGTTTGGGCGTGGAGTCATGTTAGAGGAGAATAGAAATCAAGGGAATAAAAATCATAAACCCTTTGGCCGGTTGGATAAGTGATCAAGGGCCGAAAATCTAACGTGGGGAGCAAGCTTGACCGATGTGGTGTTGCAGTGAGTCACGATagtaatgattattttaacaaaaatctcTCATAGACGTTGGCTTATCACTTACTTTTCTAACTAACCATTCCTAAACTAAACTTTGTTCTCTTTGTGATTAAACTAGGCAGCATGTAAGCTGGGCTGTGTATTTTAATATCTCATATCTTCTTGTAATTATGCCTTAGattctaattaaataaaaattagttttctaACTAAATGAATATTTAGTTACTAACTAGATTATTAAATAttcttgttttattgttttagccTTCATAATATTTAAGGGACAGACTAAGTTCCTGCATGACCTAAagatctgaaaaataaaatacgaCTTCTAATtaatcgtgtgtgtgtgaacagtgtgcaacaaaatattaaatgcgaaatttaaaggagacaaatattttgttgacgaagtggaaactcagttaagagaaaaaccactccgggacagccaaacccaggatatccactatttagaagataaagctagttacaaagcagtagcactcacataccatTGATGTAGTAGTTGTATCTTAAACTCTAACGCATAACCCAAtgcaaacgcctcccaaccaaatcacctacttgaaggggtcttcaatggaatcatttaccttagggctcattcctaagatagacttcacatgaaacAAAGAGCatacaccggcaacggctagaaagctagcagatcttcaaatatccctaaacaccatctctaagatATAGaaaattcaatactgaattctatacataatacatgcctagagcctccaatatataggctttacaaaaccTATTACAAATAGAATTCGGACTCTGAGCATgcgcgttcggacggaagtaaggtagcgttcggacggtcttctgtgacCACCTTTCCAAAAATAGAGCGATTCTTCCTTTAATAGGGGCGCGTCCGGATTGTCGCATGCAGTTTTCCTTATTCGATACTAAATAGGAGTTTGGATTCTTCTGGAACACTggatggcgtccagacggtgttgccttagcgttcggacggatgatctGAGTGTGTTgttcaaaatcttctcgaatacaggagggcgtccggacagttgctaTTCCCAAACTGTGTCTGACTAGGAAATCTAATTTATGCTCGGAGTCTGATTGGAGTCCAGACGGTGTTGAACCTTTCGTCTAGACGGATGTACTGAACTGCCgagaatcttctagacattGGGGAGCGTCCAGACAGTATCAAGAGCCCGTCTGGGCTGTTGCAAGGGATTCATCTTGgaaattgtgcagaatcttctggaattTTGGATGCTTTGAAAAACTGGAAGACACTGGAATAAAGCAGATTCCCTGAACAtatagcaacattacatagatgtgattttgtcaaacagaatatagccaatcacaaactaacaaaatcattattgggtaatgatgatttttttataaaaatcataaacccattaattaatcaatgaatat
The Alnus glutinosa chromosome 14, dhAlnGlut1.1, whole genome shotgun sequence genome window above contains:
- the LOC133857532 gene encoding uncharacterized protein LOC133857532, yielding MVAGFVPTTAPYVPTPHEACSFCSNPSHKVKDFPIIGQFSEVPPEQVNATFSRLAPPPHRNSAFEEKVLTVLGNLEANTQMLNSHLQSIAKLEGQVEQLANSLNKRKEGKLPSQLVANPKGQYMVDENVSDSTTHEQVQVVTTLRSRRIVDNKVGKEAIEEDETLQNPNIPLKNPNGKSKTTLETSYEPRAPFPELLKEFTCARKQGEKFQEMMRIFKQDPGAPTISCIIGDHAIEKAFLDLGPGVNLLPYLVYIQLRFGELKPTTVVLQLADRSVKKPCGIIEDVIIRVEKFFFPVDFIVLDTEPVPDPTKLIPVILGRHFLATTNACINCRIEEMEVTFGNMKVKLNIFNAFQHSSDTSQNAAGNYKLRLRNTGMKHYKCLAYERSRLQKGSGLESRDTSVLRLVRRAPKAEGICFYFG